GGATCCGCTGCCCTGATCGAGGAGGCGCGGCGGGTGCGCAAGATGCTCGGCGGGGCGATGCGCCAGGCGGGAATCCTGGCCGCCGCCGGCCTTCTCGCCCTCGAGCGGGGGCCCGCCCGGCTGGCCGCCGACCATCGCAACGCCCGCACCCTGGCGGAGGGCCTGGCGGTCCGCGGCTGGACGGTCGATCCGTCGGCGGTGGCGACCAACATCGTGATCGCCGGTCCGCCCGATGGCGACGCCCTGGCCTTTTGCCGTCGGGCCGAGGCGAAGGGGGTCAAGGCGGTCGCCATCAGCCCCGGAGAGGTGCGCTTCGTCACCCATCACGACGTTTCGGAGCAGGACATCGGCGACGCCCTCGCTCGCCTCGCCGAGGCCTGACCGCCTTATCCGCTGCCCGTCCGTCGCCTACCAGCGCAGCGCGCCGGCCTGTTGGTACTCGGTGACTCGGCTCTCGAAGAAGTTCTTCTCCTTGCGCAGGTCGATGACTTCGGACATCCAGGGGAAGGGATTGTCCCCGGGAGGGTAGAGGGGTTCCATGCCGAGCTGCTGGGCGCGCCGATTGGTGATGAAGCGGACGTACTGCTCGCAGAGCTCGGCGGTCAGGCCGAGGAGCCCGTTGGGCATGGTGTCGCGAGCGTAGGCGAGCTCGAGCTCGCCGGCTTCGTAGAGCATGCCGCGCACGGGTTCCTCGAGCTCACCGTTCCACAGGCCCGGGTTCTCGGCGCGAATCTGATTGATCACGTCGACCCCGAAGTTCAGGTGCAGCGACTCGTCGCGCAGGATGTACTGATACTGCTCGGCGATGCCGACCATCTTGTTGGCCCGGCCGAGGGAGAGGATCTGGGCGAAGCCGGTATAGAACCAGATGCCTTCGAAGACGACGTAGAAGGCCACCAGGTCCCGCAGGAAAAGGCGATCCCGCTGCGGCGTACCGGTACGGAACTCGGGATCTTCGAGATGCCGCGTGTGGCCCAGAGCCCAGGCCGCCTTGTCGGTGATCGACGGCACTTCGCGGTACATGTTGAACAGCTCCCCTTCGTCGAGGGCGAGGCTCTCGCAAATGTACTGGAAGGTGTGGGTGTGAACCGCCTCTTCGAAGGCCTGGCGCAGGAGGTACTGGCGGCACTCCGGATTGGTCAGGTGACGGTAGACGGCGAGCACGATGTTGTTGGCCACCAGCGACTCGGAGGTGGCGAAGAAGCCGAGATTGCGCTTCACCATCAGACGCTCGTCGGCGGCCAGGCCGTCGGTCGATCGCCAGAGGGCGATGTCCCGCTGCATCGAGACCTCCGTCGGCATCCAGTGGTTGTTGCAGGCGGCGAGGTACTTCTCCCAGGCCCAGCGATACTTCAGGGGCAGGAGCTGGTTGACGTCGGCCCGGCTGTTGATCATCGCTTTGTCGTCGACCCGCACCCGGGCGCCGTTGCGCTCGAGGGTCGACAGGCCGGGACTGGCCGCGGGACTGGCCGCGGCGGGGTCGGGATCCGGGATCCGGCTCGGCGCTGCCGGGGTCCGGTGGCGAAGCTCCGGAGGTGGTGCCGTCGGGTTGCCGCCGCGGGCGAGGGGATCGTTCCAGTTCATGGCTTGGCTCTCCTGGAGGTGGTTACTGGCAGGCTTCGCATTCGGGGTCGTCGAGGGAGCAGGCGGCTGGCTCTGCGACGGCCACGGCGTTGAGCTGGCCGTCGGTCTTCCGCAAGGTGCTCTTCTCGACCTGGCTGGCACCTTCCGAGCGCAGGTAGTAGGTGGTTTTGAGACCCCGTACCCAGGCCAGCTTGTAGATGTTGTCGAGGAGCGGGCCGTCCGGGCGGGCGACATAGAGGTTGAGGGACTGCGACTGGTCGATCCACTTCTGGCGCCGCGAGGCGGCTTCGATCAGCCATCGACAGTCGATCTCGAAGGCGCCCGAATAGAGCTCCTTGAGCTCTGCCGGAATGCGCTCGATGGGCTGCACCGAGCCATCGTGGAATTTGAGGTCGCTGATCATCACCTCGTCCCACAGGCCGAGCTCCTTGAGGTCCCGCACCAGGTAGGGATTGATCACCGTGAACTCGCCCGAGAGGTTGGATTTCACGAACAGATTGCGGTAGAGCGGCTCGATGCTCTGGGAGACGCCGCAGATGTTCGAGATGGTCGCCGTCGGAGCGATCGCCATGGTGTTCGAGTTGCGCAGGCCGTGCTCGCGAATGCGCTGCCGCAACGGCTCCCAATCGAGGCTTGCGGAGCGATCTTGGTCGAGGAAGTCTCCGCGCGCCGTCGCCAGCCGCTCGATAGAGTCGATCGGCAGAATCCCCTGGCTCCACAGGGAGCCCCGGAAGCTCGGATAGGCGCCGCGCTCCGCGGCGAGATCGCAGGAGGCTTCGAGGGCGTAGTAGCTGACCAGCTCCATGCTGTGGTCGGCGAACTCCACCGCCTGCTGCGAGCCGTAGGCGATGCGCAGCTCGAAGAGGGCATCTTGAAAGCCCATCAGGCCGAGGCCGACGGGGCGGTGCCGACGGTTGGAGCGTTCGGCCTGGGGAATGGTGTAGTAGTTGTCGTCGATGACGTTGTCGAGCATCCGCATGGCGGTGCGCAGGGTGCTGGCGAGGGCCTGGCGATCGATCTCGCCGTCAGCGAGGTGGGCCGGCAGGTTGAGGGAGCCGAGGTTGCAGACCGCGACCTCGTCGTCGCTGGTGTTGAGGGTGATCTCGGTGCACAGATTGGAAGAGTGGACGACGCCGGCATGGCCCTGCGGCGAGCGCTCGTTGCAGGCATCCTTGAAGGTGATCCAGGGGTGGCCCGTTTCGAACAGGCGCGACAGCGCCCGGCGCCAGAGATCGACGGCGTCGACGCGGCGCCAGAGGCGCAGCTCACCACCCTCGGCGGCGGCCTCGTAGTGCTGATAGCGGCGCTCGAACTCGCGACCGTAGCAGTCGTGGAGGTCGGGCACTTCGTCGGGCGAGAAGAGAGTCCAGGAGCCGCCGGCGGCCACCCGCTTCATGAACAGGTCGGGAATCCACAGAGCGGTATGCATGTCGTGGGTGCGACGCCGCTCGTCGCCGGTATTGCGGCGCAGGTCGAGAAATTCCTCGACATCGGCGTGCCAGACCTCGAGGTAGGCACAGACCGCGCCGCGCCGCTTGCCGCCCTGGTTGACGGCGATGGCGGTGTCGTTGGCCACCTTGAGGAAGGGGATCACGCCCTGGGACTCTCCATTGGTGCCGCGGATGCGGGCGCCGAGGGCGCGCACCGGGCTCCAGTCGTTGCCCAACCCGCCGGCGTACTTGGAGAGCAAGGCGTTGTCGCGAATGCCGCTGTAGATCGCGCTCAGATCGTCCGGAATGGTGGTCAGGAAGCAGCTTGAGAGCTGCGGCCGCGGCGTGCCGGCATTGAACAGTGTCGGGGTCGAGCACATGAAGCGGAAGGACGACAGCAGCCGGTAGAACTCGATCGCGCGCTCCTGGCGGTGCTCTTCGGCGAGGGCCAGGCCCATCGCCACTCGCATGAAGAAGAACTGCGGCAGCTCGATGCGGGTGCCGTCGTGCTGAATGAAGTAGCGATCGTAGAGGGTCTGGAGGCCGAGGTACTGGAACTGCTGATCGCGCGCCGGGTCGAGGCCGGCGGCGAGCTCCGCCAGGTCGTAGGTCAAGAGCTCGGGAGCGAGATAACCCAAGGCCACGCCGCGCTGTACATAGGCGGGAAAGGCGTCGCGGTCGTCCCGCGAAGGCTGCCGCCCGAGAAAGCCGAACACCTCGCCGCGGAGACCTTCGAGCAGCAGTCGGGCGGCGACCTGAGAGTACTCGGGCTCCTGCTCGATCGAGGAGCGCGCCGCCAGCACCCGGGCCGATGCCAGCTCCGCCAAGCTGACGCCGTCGTAGAGATTGCGCCGGATCTCGGTCACCAGCTCGGCGGCGCGGGCTTCGGCGAGACCTTCGCAAGCGCGGGCGATCGGTGATTCGAGGTCATCCGCCGTCAGCTCCCGCAGGTCGCCACTTTCGAGCCGCACCCGGAGCGCTTCGCCGGCCGTCGGCGAGGAGCGCTGCTGAGCGCGCTGGTGGCGATAGAGGACGTAGGCCCGGGCAACCGCATGGTGGCCGCGCCGCATCAAGGCGAGCTCGACCTGATCCTGGATCTCTTCGATGTGGACCGCCCGGCGGCCGTTGCGGCGGTCGGTGAGCTCCGCCGTGACCTCGGCCGTCAGCTCGGCCACGGTGGCCTGGGATTCGGGAGATTCCAGGGCGGCGGCGTCGACCGCCAGAAAGGCCTTCGAGAGGGCGGTTCGGATGCGGGCGTCATCGAACGCCATGCGTTCGCCGTCGCGGCGCACGACTTCGAGCTCGGACGGGGTGGAGGCTACGGGAAGTTCGAGGGGACTGATCGTCATCGCGGCTCCTTGATCGCGAAGGAAATGGGCCTTCGCGACGCAGAGCCGGGGGGCCGGCGCCATGCACACACATGGCGGCAGACCACCTCACCTCGGACGCGAAGGTGAGTTGCGAAACCGGGTTGCCCCGGCTTCCGGCAGGTCTTCGGACTCGGGAGCTTCGGTGACGCGAGATCACCAGCCTACGATCACGGCTTCCCGGCTTTCGCCAGTGCCCGTCCCCGTGGGGACTCGTGATCTTCGTTCTCCCTGACCGCTGCGCGACAGTCCCGGATTCTCACCGGGTTCCCTGTTGCCTCCGCCTACTAGATCTAGTGGGCAGAACCGGAAGGGCTACAGCATAGGGTATTGGTCGGCCGATTCGCAACCGCCCTGCCGAGGCTTCCCGCGGTGACCGCCGTCGCGAACCAACGAACGCTTCCTGCGTATCGACAGAAAAGCTCGATGAAGGGAGTGACCGAATGCGCGCAAGAATCTCCACCCCAGCAGTCCTTCTCGCCACCGTTTGCTGCAGCGCTCTGGTCGCCGCCGAGCAATCGCCGGCCGCCTCGGCCTCTGCCGTCCGGCTCGAGTTTCCCCTCGGCGTCGCCGTGTTGGCCGACGGCGTCGTTCTGATCTCGGAGCGTGGCGGCCATCGGGTGCAGCGCTACGATCCCGCGACCGGCGAAGTGCGGGTGGTGGCGGGAACCGGCGAGAAGGGATTCTCGGGCGATGGCGGTCCGGCGACGGAGGCGCGCCTCGGCTGTCCCGACTCGATCGATGCGGATGCCGACGGCAATCTCTACATCGCCGACCGCTGCAATCATCGAATTCGCCGCGTCGATGCCGAGAGCGGCATCATCACCACCGTGGCCGGCAACGGCGAGCGGGCCGTTTCCGGGGACGGTCCGGCCCTCGAACGCAGTCTCTATGGACCCTATTTCGTCAATGCCGACAGCCCCGGCGAGGTCCTCTTCACGGACACCGACAGCCATCGGGTGCGTCGTCTCGACCTGGAGAGTGGCCGTCTCGAGACCTTGGCCGGCAGTGGCGAGGGTGGCTTCGCCGGCGACGGCGGCTCAGCCCTCGACGCCAGTCTCGCTCGCCCCCACGTCGCCCTGAGGGCCCGCAACGGTGACCTGATCATCGGCGACAGTTTCAATCAACGGATTCGGCGAGTCGATGGCACCAGCGGCGTCATCCGGACGATCGCTGGCCGCGGCGAGCGCGGATCGGCGAAGGATGGCGATCGGGCCCTCGACAGCCCGTTCGGCTATTTCGGGGGCATCCTCGAGGAGGAAAACGGCGATCTTTTGCTCACCGAATGGGTCAACGGCCGCCTGCTGCGGCTGGAGAAGAGCTCTGGGATTCTACGCGTGCTCGCCGGTGATGGCGGGGAGCCCAACGGCAAAGTCGACGGCGGCGATCTGCTCGGAGTTTCCTTCGGTTCCCTCGCCGACTTCTCGCGGGACGCTCGCGGTCGTCTGCTGGTGGTCGCTGCCGACACCGGTCGGCTGCACCGCATCGACCTGGAGAGTGGCCGGGTCGAAACTCTGATTTCGCCGCCAGACTGACTCGGTCGACAAGAACCGGACGTGCTGTGGGTCCGGCCCTGGGAGGGGCGCCGGAGCGCCCCTCGGATGGCACGATCCCTTACCGCGGTATCCGCGCCACCAGATCGATCTCGACCAGACCGCCCTTGGGGAGAGCGGCCACCTGGATGGTGGAGCGCGCTGGGCGATGGTCGCCGAGGGCGGTGCCGTAGAGCTCGTTGAGCTGCGGGAAATTGGCCATGTCGGTGACGAAAATGTTGGCCTTGACGATGTCCGAGAAGGTGC
This genomic stretch from Acidobacteriota bacterium harbors:
- a CDS encoding ribonucleotide-diphosphate reductase subunit beta translates to MNWNDPLARGGNPTAPPPELRHRTPAAPSRIPDPDPAAASPAASPGLSTLERNGARVRVDDKAMINSRADVNQLLPLKYRWAWEKYLAACNNHWMPTEVSMQRDIALWRSTDGLAADERLMVKRNLGFFATSESLVANNIVLAVYRHLTNPECRQYLLRQAFEEAVHTHTFQYICESLALDEGELFNMYREVPSITDKAAWALGHTRHLEDPEFRTGTPQRDRLFLRDLVAFYVVFEGIWFYTGFAQILSLGRANKMVGIAEQYQYILRDESLHLNFGVDVINQIRAENPGLWNGELEEPVRGMLYEAGELELAYARDTMPNGLLGLTAELCEQYVRFITNRRAQQLGMEPLYPPGDNPFPWMSEVIDLRKEKNFFESRVTEYQQAGALRW
- a CDS encoding ribonucleoside-diphosphate reductase subunit alpha encodes the protein MTISPLELPVASTPSELEVVRRDGERMAFDDARIRTALSKAFLAVDAAALESPESQATVAELTAEVTAELTDRRNGRRAVHIEEIQDQVELALMRRGHHAVARAYVLYRHQRAQQRSSPTAGEALRVRLESGDLRELTADDLESPIARACEGLAEARAAELVTEIRRNLYDGVSLAELASARVLAARSSIEQEPEYSQVAARLLLEGLRGEVFGFLGRQPSRDDRDAFPAYVQRGVALGYLAPELLTYDLAELAAGLDPARDQQFQYLGLQTLYDRYFIQHDGTRIELPQFFFMRVAMGLALAEEHRQERAIEFYRLLSSFRFMCSTPTLFNAGTPRPQLSSCFLTTIPDDLSAIYSGIRDNALLSKYAGGLGNDWSPVRALGARIRGTNGESQGVIPFLKVANDTAIAVNQGGKRRGAVCAYLEVWHADVEEFLDLRRNTGDERRRTHDMHTALWIPDLFMKRVAAGGSWTLFSPDEVPDLHDCYGREFERRYQHYEAAAEGGELRLWRRVDAVDLWRRALSRLFETGHPWITFKDACNERSPQGHAGVVHSSNLCTEITLNTSDDEVAVCNLGSLNLPAHLADGEIDRQALASTLRTAMRMLDNVIDDNYYTIPQAERSNRRHRPVGLGLMGFQDALFELRIAYGSQQAVEFADHSMELVSYYALEASCDLAAERGAYPSFRGSLWSQGILPIDSIERLATARGDFLDQDRSASLDWEPLRQRIREHGLRNSNTMAIAPTATISNICGVSQSIEPLYRNLFVKSNLSGEFTVINPYLVRDLKELGLWDEVMISDLKFHDGSVQPIERIPAELKELYSGAFEIDCRWLIEAASRRQKWIDQSQSLNLYVARPDGPLLDNIYKLAWVRGLKTTYYLRSEGASQVEKSTLRKTDGQLNAVAVAEPAACSLDDPECEACQ